A single region of the Salvelinus sp. IW2-2015 unplaced genomic scaffold, ASM291031v2 Un_scaffold2162, whole genome shotgun sequence genome encodes:
- the LOC112073145 gene encoding heart- and neural crest derivatives-expressed protein 2: MSLVGGFPHHPVMHHEGYSFAAAAAASRCHEENPYFHGWLISHPEMSPPDYSMAPSYSPXYSTGGPALDHAHYGGGIPGAGVTGIGMGLRPVKRRPTANRKERRRTQSINSAFSELRDCIPNVPADTKLSKIKTLRLATSYIAYLMDILDKDEQNGDAEAFKADFKKTEAKEERRKKEVSDVLKNTASSNDKKTKGRTGWPQHVWALELKQ; this comes from the exons ATGAGTTTAGTTGGTGGATTCCCTCACCATCCGGTGATGCATCATGAAGGCTACTCCTTCGCGGCAGCAGCAGCTGCAAGCCGCTGCCACGAAGAGAACCCCTACTTCCACGGTTGGCTGATAAGCCACCCGGAGATGTCTCCCCCAGACTACAGTATGGCACCCTCGTACAGCCCCGAMTACTCCACCGGGGGCCCGGCGTTAGACCACGCACACTACGGAGGTGGTATCCCCGGGGCTGGCGTCACTGGGATCGGGATGGGACTTCGGCCGGTGAAACGGAGACCTACGGCAAACCGAAAGGAGAGGCGCAGGACTCAGAGCATCAACAGCGCCTTCTCGGAGCTCAGGGATTGCATCCCTAATGTTCCTGCGGATACTAAGCTGTCCAAAATAAAGACCCTCCGGTTGGCTACCAGTTATATCGCCTACCTCATGGACATTCTGGACAAGGACGAGCAGAACGGCGACGCAGAGGCCTTCAAAGCGGACTTCAAAAAGACAGAagcaaaggaggagaggagaaagaaagaagtg AGTGACGTTTTRAAAAACACAGCGAGCAGCAATGACAAGAAAACCAAAGGAAGGACTGGTTGGCCGCAGCATGTCTGGGCTTTGGAACTCAAACAGTGA